A genome region from Thermococcus onnurineus NA1 includes the following:
- the arcS gene encoding archaeosine synthase subunit alpha, with the protein MEVLRHEGPGRLGLVRLGEYSFRTPALAGVDFTLSPFNSFFHPKEPGDYDFNLAPAIPLGFYTPDEVIQKAIGRLWSINYEGFNAFYLPALRRMEYLPEFFKIIERYGFEAVYLGNSKILIREYRYFVRILREIRERFPNIMIIADLEPFFYPLAVYLGVDAFDTRSLKLYDFAGKAFTQYSPFIWKEGGNSLDFARETILLVRKALEEGKLRYLVENFFPTQYNAGILRIADLEHGDYLEKYTPIQKETVYFISDASIRRPEVKRWHSRVVERFVPPKNTEILLLFPCSAKKPYSFSRSHTLYRKAVKEALGSGIAKVHELILTSPFGVVPREWEWLAKYDIVVTGHWSEEEIKPAAELLAKTLEKYPKDVPIIAHLDEAYVEIAKMAAEMTGREIIFTRVENGTTSKESLRSLTETLREFELEGTKEDRTYRYFEGIRKVFDFYFGIGAGEAVLPDKGQVKGSKMLRLFVDGQQTGTYKDGVISVTPFGMQRVYDATKSYWVKIDFDLRGDVFAVGVGEADERIRPGDIVGIVRDEKVVGVGKAVLSGEEMVRAKKGVAVKVRKRA; encoded by the coding sequence ATGGAGGTACTCAGGCACGAAGGCCCTGGAAGGCTGGGTCTCGTAAGGCTGGGAGAGTACTCCTTCAGAACTCCAGCTTTGGCAGGGGTAGATTTTACCCTCTCCCCGTTCAATTCCTTCTTCCACCCCAAAGAGCCGGGTGATTATGACTTCAACCTTGCTCCGGCAATACCTCTCGGCTTCTACACGCCGGACGAGGTTATCCAGAAGGCCATAGGAAGGCTCTGGAGCATAAATTATGAAGGATTCAACGCATTCTATCTGCCCGCACTCCGCCGGATGGAATACCTCCCCGAGTTCTTCAAAATAATCGAGCGCTATGGCTTTGAGGCAGTTTACCTCGGCAACTCGAAGATTCTTATCAGGGAATACCGCTACTTCGTGAGAATTTTAAGGGAAATCCGCGAGAGGTTTCCCAACATCATGATAATCGCCGATTTGGAACCATTCTTCTATCCACTGGCGGTTTATCTCGGTGTTGATGCCTTCGACACCCGTTCGCTCAAGCTCTACGACTTTGCGGGCAAGGCCTTCACCCAGTACAGCCCCTTCATCTGGAAGGAAGGCGGGAACTCCCTTGACTTCGCCCGTGAGACAATCCTTCTCGTCAGAAAGGCCCTCGAAGAAGGCAAGCTCCGCTATCTGGTTGAGAACTTCTTCCCGACGCAGTACAACGCGGGCATTCTCAGAATAGCCGATCTGGAGCACGGCGATTACCTCGAAAAATACACACCGATCCAGAAGGAGACGGTCTACTTCATCAGCGACGCCTCGATAAGGAGGCCTGAGGTAAAGCGCTGGCACTCCCGCGTGGTTGAGCGCTTCGTCCCGCCGAAAAACACCGAGATACTTCTCCTCTTCCCCTGCTCGGCCAAGAAGCCCTATTCATTCTCGCGCTCCCACACGCTCTACCGCAAAGCTGTGAAAGAGGCGCTCGGCTCTGGCATTGCCAAAGTCCACGAGCTTATCCTTACCTCACCCTTCGGCGTCGTCCCGAGGGAGTGGGAGTGGCTGGCCAAGTACGACATAGTCGTCACCGGCCACTGGAGTGAGGAAGAGATCAAACCAGCGGCAGAGCTCCTCGCGAAGACGCTGGAGAAGTACCCGAAGGACGTTCCGATAATAGCCCACCTCGACGAGGCCTACGTCGAGATAGCCAAGATGGCCGCTGAAATGACAGGCAGGGAGATAATCTTCACCCGTGTTGAGAACGGGACCACGAGCAAGGAAAGTCTCAGGTCACTGACTGAAACCCTTAGAGAGTTCGAGCTTGAGGGAACAAAGGAGGACAGGACATACCGCTACTTCGAGGGCATAAGGAAGGTCTTTGACTTCTATTTTGGTATTGGCGCTGGAGAGGCCGTCCTGCCGGATAAAGGCCAGGTTAAGGGCTCCAAGATGCTTCGCCTCTTCGTCGACGGCCAGCAGACGGGAACTTATAAGGATGGCGTGATAAGCGTGACGCCCTTCGGCATGCAGAGGGTTTATGATGCAACCAAGTCCTACTGGGTGAAAATAGACTTTGACCTTCGCGGTGATGTCTTCGCAGTGGGTGTTGGCGAGGCCGATGAGAGGATCCGCCCAGGTGATATAGTAGGTATTGTCAGGGACGAGAAAGTCGTCGGTGTCGGCAAGGCCGTCCTCAGTGGCGAGGAGATGGTCAGGGCCAAGAAGGGCGTTGCCGTGAAGGTAAGGAAGAGGGCCTGA
- a CDS encoding coiled-coil protein — MQVKVDPEEIKRIKREIEALEKERNEIRAKLEELEKELQIWIQKRDEKNNEVKGLRQKGREYKAKRDEINQQIQELKKNREEINAKLDLLYQEILEYRTKRDEYNQLRRLKMPPEKIQERIEKLEWELQTNPNITPEREKQIVDQIQVLATELEIIQQAGRFHNKLVETRKKVDQLKKARRAISMEIQKLANQSQQFHEQMIKAFNQADEVKKEADEYHQKVVELREKIKEVRKELREIERKIREYDEKHKELIAYRLVARMRAKKDASFEKAVEALEKFKRGEKLTLDELLLLQRYNLV, encoded by the coding sequence ATGCAAGTGAAAGTGGACCCAGAGGAAATTAAGAGGATCAAGAGGGAGATTGAGGCCCTGGAAAAGGAGAGAAACGAGATAAGGGCCAAACTTGAGGAACTCGAAAAAGAGCTTCAAATCTGGATTCAAAAACGAGATGAGAAGAATAACGAGGTAAAAGGGCTCCGCCAAAAAGGCAGGGAGTATAAAGCCAAGAGGGATGAAATCAACCAGCAGATTCAGGAGCTGAAGAAGAACCGCGAGGAAATCAACGCGAAGCTCGACCTCCTCTACCAGGAGATACTCGAGTACAGGACCAAGAGGGACGAGTACAACCAGCTCAGAAGACTCAAGATGCCACCCGAGAAGATACAGGAGCGCATAGAGAAGCTTGAATGGGAGCTCCAGACCAACCCGAACATAACCCCAGAGCGCGAGAAGCAGATCGTCGACCAGATTCAGGTTCTCGCAACCGAGCTCGAGATAATACAGCAGGCTGGGAGGTTCCACAACAAGCTCGTCGAGACTAGGAAGAAGGTCGACCAGCTCAAGAAGGCAAGGAGAGCCATCAGCATGGAGATCCAGAAGCTAGCCAATCAGAGCCAGCAGTTCCACGAGCAGATGATAAAGGCCTTCAACCAGGCTGACGAGGTCAAGAAGGAGGCCGACGAGTACCACCAGAAGGTCGTCGAGCTCCGCGAAAAGATCAAGGAAGTCAGGAAGGAGCTCCGCGAGATCGAGAGGAAGATAAGGGAGTACGACGAGAAGCACAAGGAGCTCATTGCCTACAGACTCGTCGCCAGGATGCGCGCCAAGAAGGACGCCAGCTTCGAGAAGGCGGTTGAGGCACTCGAGAAGTTCAAGCGCGGCGAGAAGCTCACGCTGGACGAGCTGCTGCTCCTCCAGAGGTACAACCTCGTCTGA
- a CDS encoding SDH family Clp fold serine proteinase, with product MADATTGFFGSLLWWLFFLYLLLWPQMQYRGLQMARARILQRLSRKRGSTVITMIHRQESVGLFGIPFYKFISIEDSEEILRAIRMAPKDKPIDLIIHTPGGLVLAATQIARALKDHPAETRVIVPHYAMSGGTLIALAADKIIMDPHAVLGPVDPQLGQYPGPSIVRAVEKKGPDKVDDQTLILADVAEKAIKQVRDLVFDLLKDRYGEEKAKELAQILTEGRWTHDYPITYEHAKELGLHVETGVPEEVYALMELYKQPMKQRGTVEFMPYTQKGENP from the coding sequence ATGGCTGATGCAACAACTGGATTCTTCGGCTCGCTCCTGTGGTGGCTGTTCTTTCTCTACCTGCTCCTCTGGCCCCAGATGCAGTACAGGGGGCTGCAGATGGCAAGGGCTAGAATACTGCAGAGGCTCTCCAGAAAACGCGGCTCAACGGTCATAACGATGATACACAGACAGGAGAGCGTTGGGCTCTTCGGAATCCCGTTCTACAAGTTCATAAGCATCGAGGACAGCGAGGAAATTCTCAGGGCCATTAGGATGGCGCCGAAGGACAAGCCAATTGATCTGATAATCCACACCCCAGGAGGCCTCGTGCTAGCGGCAACCCAGATAGCCAGAGCATTGAAGGATCATCCAGCGGAGACGAGGGTCATAGTACCCCACTATGCTATGAGCGGAGGAACACTCATAGCGCTCGCGGCTGACAAAATAATAATGGATCCGCACGCGGTTCTTGGACCTGTTGACCCACAGCTTGGCCAATATCCAGGGCCGAGCATAGTTAGAGCCGTCGAGAAGAAAGGCCCCGACAAGGTGGATGATCAGACCCTGATTCTGGCGGATGTGGCTGAAAAGGCCATAAAGCAGGTCAGAGACCTTGTCTTCGACCTCTTGAAAGACCGCTATGGAGAGGAAAAGGCTAAAGAACTCGCCCAAATACTGACCGAGGGCAGGTGGACTCATGACTATCCGATAACATACGAACATGCCAAGGAACTCGGTCTCCACGTCGAGACAGGCGTCCCTGAGGAAGTGTATGCTCTTATGGAGCTCTATAAGCAGCCAATGAAGCAGCGGGGTACTGTTGAGTTTATGCCGTACACCCAAAAGGGTGAGAACCCCTAA